A portion of the Sabethes cyaneus chromosome 3, idSabCyanKW18_F2, whole genome shotgun sequence genome contains these proteins:
- the LOC128742359 gene encoding uncharacterized protein LOC128742359 isoform X2 — protein sequence MDKPIVLVLSVDPAVQPESLIAKIRKVPDDQGLESLADGHTGYNYHIQTKYYDTDIVFCVCKSTTELDTMPAPILKQTEGILIYFDSKDRNFLKLLPEYASFVTDADIEFGILLCGELQDESEKGITYREAKQFCDALDVIELEPSGETDEGEAAGVDELIQAMHNFIWSNVNMTRKDSSGGGVVGGEPVLQGSSAEEGEMTEDERRADEEVKDFEKLLTQLMQFRTNTSSWTRNERLAYAQEFAEIFDEMIADDD from the coding sequence ATGGACAAGCCAATTGTGCTCGTTCTGTCGGTGGATCCGGCTGTACAACCGGAATCGCTAATTGCTAAGATTCGCAAAGTGCCAGATGATCAGGGTCTAGAGTCCCTTGCTGACGGTCACACCGGCTACAATTATCACATACAGACAAAATACTACGACACCGATATAGTGTTCTGTGTCTGTAAGAGTACTACCGAACTAGATACAATGCCAGCGCCTATTCTGAAACAGACGGAAGGAATTTTGATCTACTTCGATTCGAAGGATCgcaattttttgaaactattgcCAGAGTATGCTAGTTTCGTGACTGATGCGGACATCGAGTTCGGTATTTTGTTATGCGGTGAGCTGCAGGATGAAAGCGAAAAGGGGATTACTTACCGAGAAGCGAAACAGTTTTGTGATGCTCTGGATGTGATAGAACTGGAACCGAGCGGTGAAACTGACGAGGGTGAAGCTGCCGGTGTGGATGAGCTAATACAAGCGATGCACAACTTTATCTGGTCCAATGTGAATATGACGCGTAAGGATTCTTCTGGTGGCGGTGTTGTTGGTGGGGAGCCTGTTTTGCAAGGAAGCAGTGCCGAAGAGGGAGAAATGACTGAAGATGAGCGGAGAGCCGATGAGGAGGTGAAGGACTTTGAGAAGCTGCTGACGCAGTTGATGCAGTTCCGCACGAATACGAGCTCCTGGACGAGGAATGAGCGGTTGGCCTATGCGCAGGAGTTCGCCGAAATTTTCGACGAAATGATTGCGGATGATGATTGA
- the LOC128742359 gene encoding elongation factor Ts, mitochondrial isoform X1: protein MLISYAARFVSSAGIGCRLYATAEKSALATLRKKTGYTFANCKKALELHGNDLTKAEHWLKEQAQAMGWSKATKLEGRNTTQGLIGVLVRNNIGAIVEVNCETDFVARNQSFQKFVQTASTACVQYMNQFEGDTNLAKIGLNGEALKQIMMDDGKSLGDHLALMIGTVGENATLNRAVCYKAPESVNLTGYVHPSPVEEVPSDIPQYGKYGSILAFKSNNPDSNGEVAKKICQHVVGMKPDRIGDKSRDEPVADKDDEPCLIFQEYLADPAYTVAEVLEANQVEVVDFQRFECGEKSKAEDENVRVVN from the exons atgCTTATTAGCTACGCAGCTCGATTTGTCAGTTCCGCAGGGATCGGGTGCCGCTTGTATGCCACCGCAGAAAAGAGTGCCCTGGCTACTTTGCGCAAGAAGACTGGTTACACGTTCGCCAACTGCAAAAAGGCATTGGAATTACATGGCAATGACCTAACCAAGGCAGAACATTGGTTGAAGGAACAGGCTCAAGCCATGGGTTGGTCTAAGGCCACTAAACTAGAAGGTCGTAACACGACGCAAGGTCTTATCGGGGTGCTGGTGCGTAACAATATCGGGGCAATTGTGGAAGTAAATTGTGAAACAGATTTTGTCGCAAGAAATCAAAGTTTTCAGAAGTTTGTTCAAACCGCTTCGACTGCTTGTGTTCAATATATGAACCAGTTTGAGGGGGATACCAATTTGGCTAAGATTGGATTGAACGGAGAAGCACTGAAACAGATTATGATGGACGATGGCAAATCACTGGGGGATCATTTGGCTCTGATGATAGGAACGGTTGGCGAGAATGCAACGCTGAACAGAGCAGTCTGCTACAAAGCTCCTGAAAGTGTCAATTTGACTG GTTATGTACATCCATCACCGGTGGAAGAAGTTCCCTCCGACATTCCACAGTACGGTAAATATGGCAGCATTTTGGCGTTCAAAAGCAACAATCCTGACTCGAATGGGGAAGTAGCTAAAAAGATTTGTCAACACGTGGTTGGAATGAAACCGGACCGGATTGGCGACAAAAGTCGGGATGAGCCGGTCGCGGATAAAGACGATGAGCCGTGCTTAATTTTCCAGGAGTATCTTGCTGATCCTGCATACACGGTTGCAGAAGTGCTTGAAGCCAACCAGGTGGAAGTGGTAGACTTCCAGCGGTTTGAATGTGGCGAAAAGTCGAAAGCGGAAGACGAGAACGTAAGGGTAGTAAACTGA
- the LOC128740535 gene encoding ninjurin-B-like — translation MATRIEIIPSVDNNLSHHIINNSNCDNDAVHIFNGNEPQPPVYTNPVIFDMNADRVRPYTENEWSNFKNTPNRQAQENYDRIQRSLESINDSQSSGDTYQKVVENALNIAFLAANTNQLRLLTENQQEATTYVACVGMVIMSLVMQILVSVSMLTISINNEQRWRKLKTIASIGVAVIAVVNIIVLTLLNTVIFK, via the exons ATGGCTACCCGAATCGAGATCATTCCTTCTGTAGACAACAATTTGTCTCATCACATCATAAACAACAGCAATTGTGACAACGATGCGGTACATATTTTTAACGGAAACGAACCGCAACCACCTGTGTACACAAACCCAGTGATATTCGACATGAATGCCGATCGTGTGCGACCCTACACGGAAAATGAGTGGAGTAATTTCAAAAACACCCCAAACAGACAGGCCCAGGAAAACTACGATCGCATCCAGCGCAGCTTGGAGAGTATCAACGATTCCCAGTCTAGTGGTGATACGTACCAAAAAGTTGTGGAAAATGCACTGAACATTGCCTTCTTGGCTGCGAACACCAATCAGCTACGGTTGCTGACCGAAAATCAACAGGAAGCAACGACCTATGTGGCGTGCGTCGGAATGGTTATCATGTCGCTGGTGATGCAGATCCTTGTTAGTGTTTCAATGTTAACGATATCG ATCAACAATGAACAACGTTGGAGAAAGCTCAAAACTATTGCATCCATTGGTGTAGCTGTTATTGCTGTGGTTAACATTATTGTGCTTACGTTGTTGAATACAGTGATATTTAAATAA
- the LOC128743324 gene encoding uncharacterized protein LOC128743324 has product MKNSVPTVSSIRGAMESSKSVQHTVSSLSATPIGGDMFYESESMYNSVMEYNSYDLYRSVLEITLNISFLAATSNQLRLLVSFREAQNFIASTVLVLISLVTQILIAINVVTIAVHNQHRWTKLKAATSVGCILLTVINIVIPFIINVEHSRVDYSEIYPHHMH; this is encoded by the exons ATGAAGAACTCGGTCCCGACCGTTAGCAGCATACGTGGAGCAATGGAATCATCCAAGAGCGTCCAGCACACTGTGTCGTCACTTTCGGCCACTCCCATTGGCGGTGATATGTTCTACGAAAGTGAATCAATGTACAATTCTGTGATGGAATACAACAGCTACGATCTGTACCGGAGTGTTCTCGAGATCACACTGAACATTTCATTCCTCGCTGCAACCAGCAATCAGCTGAGGCTGTTGGTTAGTTTTCGTGAGGCGCAAAATTTCATCGCCAGCACAGTGCTTGTTTTAATTTCTCTGGTAACGCAAATTTTAATTGCCATCAACGTGGTCACCATTGCG GTGCACAACCAGCACCGTTGGACTAAGCTTAAGGCTGCAACTTCCGTAGGATGCATTCTGCTGACTGTAATCAACATAGTTATTCCATTTATCATCAATGTGGAACATTCCAGAGTGGACTATTCGGAAATATATCCACATCATATGCATTGA
- the LOC128743323 gene encoding ninjurin-B-like has protein sequence MTKENEVPVELTTVNSDGSQKPKMVSRAESTSLMLRSHGSTETDGARRSTGQQTQSYDIHKGIAESAMDISLLTANANQLRLLITYNNRSRTYTACITLVIISLVLQILVASGVIIIKAQPKSKLSPSIEKLKIATSIGLTFVTVINILVASLVVTEGPGGSGGNGGSG, from the exons ATGACGAAAGAAAATGAAGTTCCAGTGGAACTGACTACGGTCAATTCGGATGGGAGCCAAAAACCGAAGATGGTTAGTCGTGCCGAGTCTACCAGTTTAATGCTGCGCAGTCATGGTAGCACGGAAACCGACGGAGCCCGGCGAAGTACGGGTCAGCAAACGCAGTCTTACGATATCCACAAAGGTATCGCCGAGAGTGCGATGGATATATCGCTTCTCACGGCCAATGCCAACCAGCTGCGGCTGCTGATTACTTACAACAATCGGTCTAGGACGTACACAGCGTGCATCACGCTGGTAATTATTTCCCTGGTGTTGCAAATACTGGTAGCCAGTGGTGTTATCATTATAAAG GCTCAGCCGAAATCAAAGTTAAGCCCATCGATCGAGAAATTGAAGATCGCAACATCGATAGGATTGACGTTCGTTACAGTTATTAATATCCTAGTGGCATCGTTGGTGGTTACTGAGGGTCCCGGTGGAAGTGGTGGAAACGGTGGAAGCGGCTGA